One genomic window of Punica granatum isolate Tunisia-2019 chromosome 1, ASM765513v2, whole genome shotgun sequence includes the following:
- the LOC116193053 gene encoding WRKY DNA-binding transcription factor 70-like produces METAATGPLPETLSAVIQELLRGQDSAKKLRDLLRSPVDLKPLKEEEDRGGELAGLPRPPPAAEDLVGDVFLSFTSALSILNRGDSDEVSQGPRVIGSCNLVKSEESGESSKMSARRDRRGCYKRRRSSDSWTTESPNFTDDGHQWRKYGQKSILNTNFPRSYFRCTHKLDQGCQATKQVQKISNDPSLYQTIYHGQHTCQNLLKAPQIILADSSPRDSSILLSFKTEKSPNDTSARTDSNKNIALSYSPFPTLAMKREGNEVIATNCMNASHNQSSSSEYDGFPSPDFTVFGSDQGEALSSSRSFDHNTDLMMDGVDFEDVFDCPFL; encoded by the exons ATGGAAACGGCGGCGACCGGTCCCTTGCCGGAGACACTATCGGCTGTGATCCAAGAGCTGCTGCGGGGCCAGGACTCCGCAAAGAAGCTCCGGGACCTCCTGCGCTCCCCCGTCGACCTTAAGCCGctcaaggaagaagaggataGAGGAGGAGAATTAGCAGGCCTGCCTCGTCCACCCCCGGCAGCCGAAGATCTCGTCGGAGACGTGTTCCTGTCGTTCACCAGCGCGCTGTCGATCCTGAACCGCGGAGACTCCGATGAGGTCTCCCAGGGTCCGCGGGTCATCGGCAGCTGCAACCTCGTGAAGTCCGAAGAGTCCGGGGAGAGCAGTAAGATGTCAGCTCGAAGGGATCGGCGAGGCTGCTATAAGAGAAG GAGGAGTTCAGATTCATGGACAACAGAAAGCCCTAATTTCACCGATGATGGACATCAGTGGAGAAAGTACGGCCAGAAGTCGATCCTCAACACAAATTTCCCGAG GAGCTACTTTCGGTGCACACACAAGCTCGACCAGGGATGCCAAGCAACGAAACAAGTCCAGAAGATATCGAATGATCCATCACTGTACCAAACCATTTATCACGGTCAACACACTTGCCAGAACCTCCTCAAGGCCCCTCAAATCATCTTGGCGGACTCGAGCCCTAGGGACTCCTCCATTCTTCTGAGCTTTAAAACCGAGAAATCACCCAATGACACTAGTGCTCGCACTGACAGTAATAAGAACATTGCCCTCTCGTACTCcccattccccacattggcCATGAAACGCGAGGGCAATGAGGTTATTGCAACTAATTGCATGAATGCATCCCACAACCAATCATCCTCATCCGAGTACGACGGTTTCCCATCACCTGACTTTACAGTGTTTGGGTCTGATCAAGGGGAAGCATTGTCCAGCAGCCGTAGCTTTGATCACAACACAGACCTGATGATGGACGGAGTTGATTTCGAGGATGTTTTCGACTGTCCGTTCTTGTGA
- the LOC116192134 gene encoding serine/threonine-protein kinase AtPK2/AtPK19-like, whose translation MVSSQFSTSAKAQTCKPSQSHLFFPMNSQDSVVSDHVELDFSDVFGPLPSQLTIEVNIGDSVNALAGVDVTELVYDEPAVVHSRSHSFVGPSSYVSQSLKLSMLTLHETDELIHLVESVKGEAIKELPELSTDDEENEVSVEAIEGISGDAQSVGIEDFEVLKVVGQGAFGKVYQVRKKGTSEIYAMKVMRKDKIMEKNHAEYMKAERDILTKIDHPFIVQLRYSFQTKYRLYLVLDFINGGHLFFQLYHHGLFREDLARVYAAEIISAVSHLHANGIMHRDLKPENIILDADGHVVLTDFGLAKEFEEHARSNSMCGTVEYMSPEIVLGKGHDKSADWWSVGVLLFEMLTGKPPFIGGNREKIQQKIVKDKIKLPSFLSSEAHSLLKGLLQKEASRRLGSGPTGSEDVKRHKWFKVINWKKLEAREINPSFRPEVAGTQCIANFEKKWTEMPIVDSPAASPTTGVNPFSGFTYVRPPASFLQKNNS comes from the exons ATGGTTTCTTCTCAGTTTTCTACTTCTGCCAAGGCTCAGACATGCAAGCCATCTCAGAGCCATCTGTTCTTCCCCATGAATTCTCAAGATTCAGTTGTTTCGGACCATGTTGAGCTAGATTTTTCAGATGTATTTGGTCCTCTACCCTCTCAGCTGACAATAGAGGTGAATATTGGCGATTCAGTAAATGCTCTAGCTGGTGTGGATGTGACCGAACTCGTATATGATGAGCCAGCTGTTGTCCATAGCCGATCACACTCTTTTGTTGGCCCCTCTTCTTACGTTAGCCAATCGTTGAAGCTAAGTATGCTCACTTTGCATGAAACCGATGAGTTGATCCATCTTGTAGAATCTGTTAAGGGAGAAGCCATCAAGGAGCTCCCGGAGCTCTCAACTgatgatgaagaaaatgaagtgTCTGTTGAAGCTATTGAAGGGATTTCTGGAGATGCCCAGAGTGTAGGAATTGAGGATTTTGAGGTTTTGAAGGTTGTTGGTCAGGGTGCATTTGGAAAAGTTTATCAGGTAAGGAAGAAGGGAACATCTGAGATCTATGCCATGAAGGTCATGAGGAAGGACAAAATAATGGAGAAGAACCATGCTGAGTACATGAAAGCAGAGAGGGATATTCTAACTAAAATTGATCACCCGTTCATTGTCCAGCTCAGATACTCTTTCCAG ACTAAGTATAGGTTGTACCTCGTGCTGGACTTCATTAATGGCGGACACCTCTTTTTCCAGCTTTATCATCACGGACTCTTCAG GGAGGATTTGGCACGTGTTTATGCTGCTGAAATCATTTCTGCAGTGTCTCATCTTCACGCAAATGGAATAATGCACAGAGACCTGAAACCTGAAAACATTATATTGGATGCAGATGGTCAT GTTGTTTTAACTGATTTTGGGCTGGCAAAGGAATTTGAAGAGCATGCAAGATCTAATTCTATGTGCGGAACTGTAGAATATATGTCACCTGAAATTGTCCTCGGAAAGGGCCATGACAAATCTGCAGACTGGTGGAGCGTGGGAGTCCTCTTATTTGAGATGCTTACTGGAAAG CCTCCTTTTATCGGTGGAAACCGTGAAAAGATTCAGCAAAAGATAGTGAAAGACAAAATCAAGCTTCCAAGCTTCTTGTCTAGTGAAGCCCACTCACTGCTTAAAGGG CTGTTGCAAAAAGAGGCAAGCAGGCGCCTGGGCAGTGGGCCCACAGGGAGTGAGGATGTCAAGCGCCACAAGTGGTTCAAGGTGATCAACTGGAAGAAGTTGGAGGCACGGGAGATCAACCCGAGCTTCCGGCCTGAAGTtgcaggaacgcagtgcattGCAAACTTTGAGAAAAAGTGGACGGAGATGCCAATCGTGGATTCTCCTGCTGCAAGCCCGACAACTGGAGTCAATCCTTTCT
- the LOC116213150 gene encoding phosphopantothenoylcysteine decarboxylase-like — protein MAAQAMEREQIQGDLSSRKPRILLAASGSVAAIKFGNLCHSFAEWAELKAVATKASLHFIDRASLPKDVPLYTDEEEWSSWNRIGDSVLHIELRRWADILVIAPLSANTLGKIAGGLCDNLLTCIVRAWDYNKPIFVAPAMNTFMWTNPFTERHLMVIDELGISLIPPVSKRLACGDYGNGAMAEPSLIFSTVRLFFESKYHAGGSNN, from the exons ATGGCTGCGCAGGCTATGGAGAGAGAGCAAATACAAGGGGATCTTTCTTCCAGGAAACCTaggatcttgcttgctgcCAGTGGAAGTGTTGCGGCCATTAAGTTCGGCAACCTCTGCCACTCTTTTGCTGAGTGGGCAGAACTGAAAGCGGTGGCAACGAAGGCCTCCTTGCATTTCATTGATCGAGCATCGCTACCTAAGGATGTGCCTCTTTACACTGATGAGGAGGAGTGGTCGAGTTGGAACAGGATAGGCGATAGTGTCCTTCACATTGAGCTCCGCAGGTGGGCTGATATTTTGGTCATTGCTCCACTTTCTGCTAATACATTGGGCAAG ATTGCAGGTGGTCTGTGCGATAACCTGCTGACATGTATTGTGCGGGCATGGGACTACAACAAGCCAATCTTTGTGGCACCTGCAATGAACACTTTCATGTGGACCAATCCCTTTACAGAACGACATCTCATGGTGATCGACGAGCTTGGGATCTCTCTCATCCCCCCAGTCTCAAAGAGGCTTGCCTGTGGAGATTACGGGAATGGTGCCATGGCTGAACCTTCGCTGATCTTCTCCACTGTAAGGCTTTTCTTCGAGTCCAAATATCATGCAGGCGGCAGCAATAACTAG
- the LOC116213139 gene encoding transcription elongation factor TFIIS yields the protein MEQELVELFEAAKKAADAATADGVSSSSPAVSRCVDALKQLKKFPVSYDALVATQVGKRLRHLTKHPSGTIKSMASDVLEIWKKIIIDETTKNKKNGSIDGKLATKTEKTDNVKVEKGPSLAKTEKVPKDETVVVEKVYKSDKAKASVSSSETVKVERISKEEKPPTSARKPSQAPNALPPRLTTLVKCNDSLRDKIRELLAEAFSKVASEADEDMLDEVNACDPFRVAVMVESVMFEKMGRSNGTQKFKYRSVMFNIKDPNNPDLRRKVLLGQVKPERLISMTPEEMASDQRQREVSQIKEKALFDCERGGPPKATTDQFKCGRCGQRKTTYYQLQTRSADEPMTTFVTCVNCNNHWKFC from the exons ATGGAGCAGGAGTTGGTGGAGCTGTTTGAGGCAGCCAAGAAGGCCGCGGACGCGGCCACCGCGGATGGAGTGAGCTCCAGCTCGCCGGCAGTGTCCCGGTGCGTGGACGCTCTCAAGCAGCTCAAGAAATTCCCCGTTTCCTATGACGCTCTGGTTGCTACTCAG GTTGGGAAACGACTTCGCCACCTGACAAAACATCCCAGTGGGACCATCAAAAGTATGGCCTCTGACGTGCTTGAGATttggaagaaaataataatcgATGAAACTACTAAAAATAAGAAGAATGGCAGCATTGATGGCAAATTGGCAACAAAAACAGAGAAGACTGATAATGTCAAGGTTGAAAAGGGCCCAAGTTTAGCGAAGACTGAGAAGGTTCCAAAGGATGAAACTGTGGTTGTCGAGAAAGTTTATAAAAGCGACAAGGCAAAAGCGAGTGTATCGAGTTCTGAAACTGTCAAAGTTGAGAGGATATCTAAGGAGGAGAAACCACCTACAAGTGCGAGGAAGCCATCACAGGCACCTAATGCTCTTCCTCCAAGGCTGACAACCTTGGTCAAATGTAATGATTCTCTGCGTGACAAAATTCGAGAGCTCCTTGCCGAGGCATTTTCCAAAGTTGCCAGCGAGGCAGATGAGGACATGCTGGATGAAGTGAACGCATGCGACCCGTTTCGAGTTGCTGTTATGGTGGAATCAGTTATGTTTGAAAAGATGGGTCGGTCCAATGGAACTCAGAAGTTCAAGTACAGGTCCGTCATGTTCAACATTAAGGACCCAAACAACCCCGACCTGAGGAGGAAAGTCCTCTTAGGGCAGGTGAAACCCGAGAGGCTCATCTCCATGACTCCAGAGGAGATGGCTAGCGACCAGAGACAGCGGGAAGTCAGTCAGATTAAAGAGAAGGCCTTATTTGACTGCGAGCGTGGGGGCCCACCGAAGGCAACGACCGATCAGTTCAAGTGTGGCCGATGTGGGCAGAGGAAGACGACGTACTATCAGCTGCAAACGAGGAGTGCTGATGAACCTATGACAACGTTTGTCACATGTGTAAACTGCAACAATCACTGGAAATTCTGCTAA